A window from Flammeovirgaceae bacterium encodes these proteins:
- a CDS encoding PAS domain S-box protein: MISKFKNSVVGKIMSGYGAVILLAFITTLVSMYTAWQNHKMDKVASEAYYPMLISLKQIETLASESYQLTNNWIYQPSLQEKEKLKEMHNTTAKEQIGRFNNITDKLDNEAAIEEAKAITEAITQLLKGESRVMEKLSTGESYGNDLVVDEVITTMDKDITPNFKKVDNLVNQAFTRQNELLVQANVKKEAYSKILTYLYVGNIILFVLIGIYASYFSIRKIAKPIADLSELITKVSQGKFVTVTLQKGKDEIARMGEAIQNMLTGLKAKVEFAENIGKGNYNSQFELLSDEDTMGEALIKMRDNLNQAAEDDRKRNWATEGLAKFADILRSRSENISELSDSIISNLVNYMKASQGALFLINDDNTDDPFIELVACFAYNRKKYLNKRIEMGEGITGQCILEKDTIYLSDIPENYMRITSGLGEALPRNLLIVPLKLDEAIFGVVEIASFQTIAPHEIEFMQKLGESIASAISSVKVNSRTKKLLEETQVQAEQMRAQEEEMRQNMEELSATQEEMQRVLQAAQSKEEYLNEVLNSSKDSMCTIDKSFKLISFNKAFGESLRDLGFHAEKDMEVLDVYRGKKREKQRSYYHRALAGEHFEVIESSTRNEQEVHTVNTYSPLKNEKDEVYAIVCFSKDITEMVQAKHRAEKAATEAQQITEEMKSQEEELRQNMEELSATQEEMQKVMDETQNRERYLMELINLSTDAIFTMDREFKVLEYNTYFAKKLKDMGVTVKRGFDVLSLFTGEERELNRKKYERVFAGECLEHTDRSVINGNEIYLASSYSPMRDKKGGIVAIASFTKDITDLMVSKKKQGKALEVNGRG; the protein is encoded by the coding sequence ATGATCAGCAAGTTTAAGAATTCGGTTGTAGGAAAAATCATGTCTGGATATGGGGCTGTAATATTGTTGGCCTTCATCACCACGTTGGTGAGCATGTATACGGCCTGGCAGAACCACAAGATGGACAAGGTTGCTTCCGAGGCCTACTACCCAATGTTGATATCCCTCAAGCAGATAGAAACACTTGCCTCGGAATCCTACCAATTGACGAACAATTGGATTTACCAGCCCAGCCTTCAGGAGAAGGAGAAGTTGAAGGAAATGCACAACACCACCGCCAAGGAACAAATTGGAAGGTTCAACAACATTACGGACAAACTGGACAATGAAGCAGCGATTGAGGAGGCCAAGGCCATCACCGAGGCCATTACACAATTGCTTAAAGGGGAATCCCGCGTAATGGAAAAACTCTCCACGGGCGAATCATATGGCAATGATTTGGTGGTGGACGAGGTCATTACCACCATGGACAAAGACATTACCCCCAACTTCAAAAAAGTGGACAATCTGGTCAACCAGGCCTTTACCAGGCAAAACGAACTCTTAGTACAGGCCAATGTCAAAAAGGAGGCCTATTCAAAGATACTTACCTACCTGTACGTAGGCAATATTATCCTATTTGTGCTAATTGGTATTTACGCAAGTTATTTTTCCATCCGCAAAATTGCCAAACCCATAGCAGACCTGAGCGAGCTGATCACCAAAGTTTCGCAAGGGAAATTTGTGACCGTAACCCTGCAGAAGGGGAAGGACGAGATTGCCCGTATGGGCGAGGCGATCCAAAACATGCTTACAGGGCTTAAGGCGAAGGTGGAATTTGCCGAGAACATAGGAAAGGGGAATTACAACAGCCAGTTTGAGTTGCTGAGTGACGAGGACACCATGGGCGAGGCCCTGATCAAGATGCGTGACAACCTCAACCAGGCCGCGGAAGACGATCGCAAGCGCAACTGGGCCACGGAAGGATTGGCAAAATTTGCCGACATCCTTCGCTCGCGTAGCGAAAATATTTCCGAATTGTCGGACAGCATCATCAGCAACCTGGTGAACTACATGAAGGCCAGCCAGGGGGCATTGTTCCTGATCAATGATGACAACACGGATGACCCTTTTATTGAATTGGTGGCCTGTTTTGCCTACAACCGGAAGAAATACCTGAACAAACGGATTGAGATGGGCGAAGGGATTACCGGCCAGTGTATTTTGGAAAAAGACACCATTTATTTGTCCGATATTCCAGAAAATTACATGCGCATTACCTCCGGCCTGGGGGAGGCGCTGCCAAGAAACTTACTGATCGTTCCCCTAAAATTGGACGAGGCCATTTTCGGTGTTGTGGAGATCGCATCTTTCCAAACCATTGCCCCGCATGAAATTGAATTTATGCAAAAGTTGGGCGAGAGCATTGCATCGGCCATTTCATCCGTAAAAGTGAACAGCCGCACCAAAAAGTTGTTGGAGGAAACCCAGGTGCAGGCGGAGCAGATGCGTGCCCAGGAGGAAGAGATGCGCCAAAATATGGAGGAACTGTCTGCTACCCAGGAAGAAATGCAAAGGGTATTGCAGGCCGCACAATCAAAAGAAGAATACCTAAATGAAGTGCTTAATTCCTCCAAGGACTCCATGTGCACTATTGACAAATCCTTTAAGCTCATAAGCTTCAACAAGGCATTTGGCGAAAGCCTGAGGGACTTGGGCTTCCATGCCGAAAAAGATATGGAAGTGCTGGACGTATATCGTGGCAAGAAGCGCGAGAAACAAAGGTCGTATTATCACAGGGCATTGGCGGGGGAGCATTTTGAAGTTATCGAATCTTCTACCCGGAATGAACAGGAGGTGCACACCGTCAACACCTATTCTCCTTTGAAAAATGAAAAGGACGAAGTGTATGCGATAGTTTGTTTCTCCAAGGATATCACCGAAATGGTGCAAGCCAAGCATCGGGCAGAGAAGGCAGCCACGGAAGCCCAGCAAATAACCGAGGAAATGAAATCGCAGGAGGAGGAGTTGCGCCAAAACATGGAGGAACTATCTGCCACGCAGGAAGAAATGCAAAAAGTGATGGACGAAACACAAAACAGGGAACGCTACCTTATGGAGCTCATCAACCTGTCCACCGATGCCATATTCACCATGGATAGGGAATTCAAGGTGCTGGAATACAACACCTACTTTGCCAAGAAACTGAAGGACATGGGCGTAACGGTTAAGCGGGGATTTGATGTGCTCTCCTTATTTACAGGCGAAGAAAGGGAGCTGAACAGGAAGAAATACGAAAGGGTATTTGCGGGTGAGTGTTTGGAGCACACCGACAGGTCCGTAATCAATGGGAATGAGATATACCTGGCGAGCAGCTATTCGCCTATGCGGGACAAGAAAGGCGGGATTGTGGCGATTGCTTCCTTTACCAAAGACATCACCGACTTGATGGTCTCGAAAAAGAAACAGGGCAAGGCACTGGAAGTAAATGGCCGAGGATAA
- a CDS encoding T9SS type A sorting domain-containing protein, with protein sequence MKTKMNLKSLFFTLLMAVAVMASAQVGTGPGIAAKNVNNRPGVFKVTFYGGETGKVTFSVYNSQGKAVFQETLRDSKEFIRLVNFKDSGVDTYTIEVKDGDNKVETVVEYSL encoded by the coding sequence ATGAAAACAAAAATGAACCTAAAATCATTGTTCTTTACCCTCCTTATGGCCGTTGCCGTAATGGCTTCAGCCCAGGTAGGGACTGGCCCGGGGATTGCCGCCAAAAACGTTAACAACCGGCCTGGTGTCTTTAAAGTAACCTTCTATGGTGGCGAAACAGGAAAAGTTACCTTTAGTGTATACAACAGCCAGGGCAAGGCTGTGTTTCAGGAAACCCTTAGGGATAGCAAGGAGTTCATCCGCCTTGTAAACTTCAAGGATTCAGGTGTCGATACTTATACCATCGAGGTAAAGGATGGCGACAACAAGGTTGAGACCGTAGTGGAATATTCTTTGTAA